The DNA region CGCCGCGGTTGAACGCCGGCACGCCGTCGAGATCGAGCACGATGTCGGCGAGGTCGTTCGGCTTGCCGGCGAGCAGCTCGATCATACCGTCGATCGCGTGCTGCACCTCGGCCGGCGGCGCCGCCTCGGTGACGTCGCCGTTGCGCTGGAAGATGCGCTTGCGGGTCTTCTCCTCGGTGCCCATCGGCAGCTGCACACCGGTGACGCCGTGCTCGCCCCAGACAATGCCGCAGGCGCCGATCATGGTTTCGAAGATTGCAAAATGCTGGCCGGTCATGGCTCGCTCCAGATGTTCCTTCATATCGTTTGCGCTCACACATTCGAGCCTGTTGCTGATCTGGAATCTAGGCTTGGAGAATGTTGCTATCCACCCGAATTCCGTGGGAACTTGGGCTAAATCAACAACATCTCCTGCCCTCCGCGAGCCCCAAATGCACAGCCTCCGCGTCAACGGTTTCGACATGCCCTATCTCGATATCGGAGAGGGCCCGCCGCTGGTCTGCGTGCACGGCTCGCTGTGCGATTTCCGGATCTGGTCGGCGGTGCTCGGCCCGCTGACACGGCGGCATCGCGTGATCGCGGTCAGCCTGCGGCATTTCTTCCCGGCCCATTGGGACGGCGTTGGCGACACCTATTCGATCGCGCAACATGTCGACGACGTCATCGCCTTCATCGGGACATTCGACACCAAGCCGGTCGACCTGATGGGGCATTCCCGCGGCGGCCATATCTGCTTCCGCGTCGCACAGCGCCGGCCGGACCTGCTGCGCAAGCTGATCCTCGCCGAGCCCGGCGGCGAACTCGACGCGAGCCTTGATCCCGATTTCAAGCCGGGCCCCTCGCCGCTGGCGGCACGCTTCGCGGCGTGTGCCGCTGAGATCGCCAAGGGCGACATCGACGGCGGCTTGCAGATCTTCATGGACGCGCTCGAAGGCCCCGGCGCCTGGAAGCGGATTCCGGCGACCTCCAAGCAGCTGTTGCGCGACAACGCGACCACCCTGCTCGGCCAGACCCGCGACCAGCGCCCGCCGTTCTCGAAGGCCGACGCGGAGGCGATCAAGACGCCGACGCTGTTCATCGGCGGCGCCAACACCAAGGGCGTGCTGCCGAAGGTGCTGCACGCCCTCGCCGCCAATGTGAAGGGCGCGCGCACCGAGATGATCCCGGGCACCACGCATCCGATGTTCGAGCAGGCCCCGCAGCGCTATTGCGAGATCGTGCTGGAGTTCTTGGCGGGCTGAGGCGCCGCTACACCTCTTCATCTCGCCCCGCTTGCGGGGAGAGATCGGCGCGCGTTGCGCGCCGGGTGAGGGGGTACAGGTCTGTCCAACCACATCGCTCGCGGAGAGAGCCCCTCACCCCAACCCTCTCCCCGTAAGAACGGGGAGAGGGAGACCCACACCTCACACCTTCCAGACACCGACCGGCTGCCGCACGGCAACATTCAGCCGGTTCCAGACATTGATCGCGGCGATCCCCAGCACCAGGGACGCGAGCTGCTGCTCGTCAAAATGCTTCGCCGCCTCGTCCCACACCGCGTCCGTCACCGGATCCTCGCGATCGCTGAGCCGGGTCACCGCTTCGGTCAGCGCCAGCGCGGCGCGTTCGGCTTCGCTGAAATACGGCGTGTCGCGCCAGGCCCCGACCGCGAACAGCCGCTCATCGGTCTCTCCCGCGCGCCTGGCAAGCTTCGGATGCATATCGACGCAGACGCTGCAGCCATTGATCTGGCTGGCGCGCAGATGCACTAGTTCGAGCAGCTTTTCCGGCAAAGCCGGTTTGGTGCTCTCGCTGAGCGCCTGCAGCGCCTTCATGGCATCGGGAACAACCATCACCGGGTGGTTCATGCGGGCTTTCATCATGTCAATCTCCTGATTTGTCTTTTGACGAAGCCGTGCCGATCTGTTGTCACATCGGCCCACTTTCGTTCGTCAAGGCCATGACGGAGCGGACAAAGGGAATGTGACCGATGGACGAGAAAAAGTTTGTGGCCGAACAGTTCGAGGCCAACCGGCCGCGCCTGCGCGCGGTGGCCTACCGCATGCTGGGCTCGACCGCCGAAGTCGACGACGCCGTGCAGGAGGCCTGGCTGCGGCTCGGTCGTACCGATGCTGCCACGGTCGACAATCTCGGGGGTTGGCTGACCACGGTGATCGCGCGGATCTGCCTCGACATGCTGCGCTCGCGCAAATCACGCCGCGAGGAGCCGATCGGGCCGCATGTGCCGGAGCCGATCGCGGACAATCCGTCCGAGCGCGAGGCCGAGATGGCCGACTCCGTCGGCGCGGCCCTGCTCGTGGTGCTGGAGACGCTGGCGCCGGCCGAGCGGCTGGCTTTCGTGCTGCACGACATGTTCGCGGTGCCGTTCGAGGAGATCGCGCCGATCGTCGGACGCACGCCGGCCGCCGCGCGGCAGCTGGCAAGCCGCGCCAGACGCCGCGTGCAGGGCGCGCCGCCCGCGCCGGATGCCGATCTCAGCCGGCAGCGCGGCATCGTCGAGGCTTTCCTCGCGGCGTCCCGCAACGGCGACTTCGAGGGGCTGCTTGCCGTGCTCGCGCCCGACGTCGTGGTGCGCGCCGATCAGGCCGCGCAGCGGCTCGGCTCGCTGCCGGTCACCCACGGCGCAGTTGCGGTCGCGGAAAGCTTCAAGGGGCGCGCGCAGGCCGCGAAGCCAGCGCTGGTCGATGGCGAGATCGGCGTTGCCGTCATCTTCGGTGGCGCGTTGCGTGTCGTGCTGCGGGTCACGATATCTGGCGACAAGATCGCGGCGATCGATGCCACCGCTGAGCCCGCAGAGATCGAAGCCTTCGATGTCGAAGTCCTCGATCCGAGTTGATCGCAGCTAGAGGCGAACAGGCCGCGATGTTAGTGTCCTCCCTGCGCTATACAGGGAGGACAATCATGAAACTATCCATCAAATTGCTCGCGTCGGCTGGCCTGCTTTCGCTCGCCTTTGCCTCGTCCCCCGCCTTTGCTGCCGCGGATGAAAAGCTGCGCGCGGCCGCCGAGCAGGCCCAGCCGGCCGTGATCGAGAGCCTGCACGACATGGTGCTGATCGAGTCGGGCTCCAGCGATGTCGAAGGCCTGAAGAAGATGGCCGACTACACCGAAGCACGGCTGAAGGCGCTCGGCGCCAAAACCGAACGGCGCAAGACCACGAAGGGCGCCGGCGCCGACATGGTGATCGGCACCTTTGAGGGCACCGGCAGCAGGAAGCTGATGCTGATCGCGCACATGGACACGGTCTATGAGCACGGCATCCTCGACACCCAGCCCTACAAGGTCGACGGCAACAGGATCTACGGGCCCGGCATCGCCGACGACAAGGGCGGCATCGCCGTCATCCTGCATTCGCTCAAGATCCTGAACGATGCGGGCTGGCGCGACTACGCCAAACTCACGGTGTCGTTCAATCCGGATGAAGAGGTCGGCTCGATCGGCTCCGGTGAGATCATCGCCGAGCTCGCCGACCAGCACGATGTGGTGCTGTCCTGCGAGCCGACAGTTGCACCGCCAGTGGCCAAGAACGAAAGCCTGCTGCTCGGCGCCAGCGGCACCGCGACCGGCACGATGGATGTGAAGGGCAAGGCCTCGCATGCCGGCGCCGCGCCGCAGCTCGGCCGCAACGCGCTGATCGAGCTCGCGCATCAATTGCTGCAGACCCAGGACGTCGCGAAATCCATTCCGGGCACGCAGCTGAACTGGACCACCGCGAAGGCCGGCACCGTGCGCAACCAGATACCCGATCACGCCAGCGCCGGCGCCGACATCCGCCTCACCATTCCGGACGGCGTGCAAAAGCTGCAGGCGGCGCTCGACGAAAAGGTGAAGAGCAAGCTGATCCCCGACACCGAAGTGACCGTGAAGGTCGTCGCAGGCCGCCCGCCCTTCGTGGCAAACGATCGCGGCCGCGCGCTCGCCAGGCAGGGACAGGCGATCTACGCCGAACTCGACCGCACGCTGGATATCGCTGAGATGACCGGCGGCGCGACCGACGCCGGCTACGCCGCGCGCAGCGGCAAGGCCATCGTGGTCGAAAGCTTCGGCCTCGCCGGCTGGGGCTATCACGCCCGCGACGAATACATCGACACCAACTCGATCGTGCCGCGGCTCTATCTGATGACGCGGATCCTGATGGAGCAGGGCAAGGCGAAGTAGCGCTCGGACCACGGGTTCGCTGACGACCATGATCTCGTCATGCCCGGGCTTGTCCCGGGCATTCACGTCCTGGTTTGCGCATGAGGAAAGACGTGGATGGCCGGGACAAGCCCGGCCATGACGGATGGGCTCGGGCAGAGCCAAGTCAGAAAAAGTGTCCACTCATCAACAGCTTAGATCGATCCCTGACTTCAACCTTGACCGTTCCCGCTAGCCGCAGTAGCTTACCTTTCGAACACGGAATTCCGTATTCCAATTTGGATGGTCGGCATATGATCCCGTTGGACCCGCTTCCGAACCTGATCGACCAGGTCTACGGGCGATTGCTCGAAGCGATCATCGACCGCACGCTGCTGCCCGGCCAGCGCATCACCCAGAACAAGCTTGCCGATCGGCTCGGCGTCTCACGCCAGCCGATCTCGCACGCGCTGCATTTGTTGCATCGCCAGGGCCTCGTTGCGGAGAGCGGCAGGCGCGGCTTCGAGGTGACGCAGCTCGATCCGCAGCGTATCCGCGAGCTCTATGAAGTGCGCGGCGCCATCGATGCGCTGGCGGCGCGGCTTGCCGCGACGCGTGTGAAAGAGGATTCCGCGGCACGTGCGCAGCTCGAGGCCGCGCTGGAAGCCGGGCGCGCGATCGACGACACCGCGCCGCTGGCGCGCCTGATCGCGCTCGACGTCGACTTCCACAGCGCGATCTATCGGCTGGCCGGCAATACCGCGATCGAGGAAATGATCGCGCCGCAATGGCCGCATATGCGCCGCTCGATGGCGACCGTGCTCGCCGAGCTCGATTACCGCGACAGCGCCTGGACCGAGCACGAGACCATCGCCGCACACATTTTCTCCGGCAACGCCGCCGCCGCTGAGGCCGCCGCGTTGGCCCATGCGCAGACGGCCGGGCGGATGACCGAAGAGAAGCTGAGGGCTATCGACGTGGCGGCGTGAACACGACCGTCACGGCACCAAGAACGAAAACCAAAAATCAAAGGAGGAAAGCACCATGAAACTGACGCCGGAGCAGATCGAATTTTTCCATCGCGAAGGCTGGCTGTTCCTGCCCGAGCTGTTCAGCCAGGAAGAGGTCGATTTCCTCGCACGCGAGGCGGTCTCGATCTATGACGCCAACCGCCCCGAGGTGTGGCGCGAGAAGAGCGGCGCGCCGCGTACGGCCTTCGCCGCGCATCTCTACAACGAGGCGTTCGGCCTCCTCGGCGCGCATCCGCGCATGATCGACCCCATCGAGCAGCTGTTCGGTGAGAAGGTCTACATGCATCAGTTCAAGATCAACGCGAAGGCGGCCTTCACCGGCGACGTCTGGCAGTGGCACCAGGATTACGGCACCTGGAAGCGCGACGACGGCATGCCGGAGCCGCGCGCGATGAACATCGCGATCTTCCTCGACGAGGTGATGCCGATCAACGGCCCGCTGATGCTGGTGCCGCAGAGCCAGACCGCCGGCGACCTCAAGGCGTCGCACGATCTCGAAACCACGTCCTATCCGCTGTGGACGCTGGACGAAGAGACGGTGACGCGCCTCGTGAAGCAGGGCGGCATCGTCGCCCCGACCGGCAAGCCCGGCGGCATGCTGATGTTCCACGGCAATCTGGTGCACGGCTCGAGCGGCAACATCACGCCCTACCCGCGCAAGATCGTCTATTTGACGCTGAACGCGGTCTCGAACTATATCCGCACCCCGACGCGGCCCGACTACATCGCGCACCGCGACTTCACGCCGATCCAGACCGTTGCCGACGACGCCCTGCTGCGGCTGGCGCGTGCGCCGCGGCAGGCGGCGGAGTAATATCCCTGATGTCGTTCCGGGGCGCGCGAAGCGCGAACCACAGATGCGCGATTGCGCATCGGGGAACCTCGAGATTCCGGGTTCGACGCTAGCGCGTCGCCCCGGAATGACCCTTTTGTTTGGAAAGCAAAATGAACCTGCATCACCTCCTCAAAACCCGCGCCGCCGCCGGCAAGCCGGTTCGCGTCGCCCTGATCGGCGCCGGAAAATTCGGCTCGATGTTCCTGTCGCAGGTGCCGCACACGCCGGGGCTCGAGGTGCCGGTGATCGTCGATCTCGACCGCGACCGCGCGCGCGAGGCGTGCCGCACGGTCGGCTGGGACGACGCGCGGATCGGCGCGACCACCTTTACCGATGACGGCGCGCGTGCGATCGCGGGCGGTGCATTCGATGTCGTGGTTGAAGCGACCGGCAATCCCGCGGTCGGCATCCGCCATGCCCGCGCGGCGATATCAGCCGGCAAGCATGTCGTGATGGTCAATGTCGAGGCCGATGTGCTGGCGGGCCCGCTGCTCGCC from Bradyrhizobium sp. B124 includes:
- a CDS encoding methylated-DNA--[protein]-cysteine S-methyltransferase — its product is MTGQHFAIFETMIGACGIVWGEHGVTGVQLPMGTEEKTRKRIFQRNGDVTEAAPPAEVQHAIDGMIELLAGKPNDLADIVLDLDGVPAFNRGVYDIARKIPPGKTVTYGDIAKQLGGVELSRDVGQALGRNPCPIVVPCHRVLAAGNKPGGFSANGGVVTKLKMLQIEGAVVNHTPSLFD
- a CDS encoding alpha/beta hydrolase; translation: MHSLRVNGFDMPYLDIGEGPPLVCVHGSLCDFRIWSAVLGPLTRRHRVIAVSLRHFFPAHWDGVGDTYSIAQHVDDVIAFIGTFDTKPVDLMGHSRGGHICFRVAQRRPDLLRKLILAEPGGELDASLDPDFKPGPSPLAARFAACAAEIAKGDIDGGLQIFMDALEGPGAWKRIPATSKQLLRDNATTLLGQTRDQRPPFSKADAEAIKTPTLFIGGANTKGVLPKVLHALAANVKGARTEMIPGTTHPMFEQAPQRYCEIVLEFLAG
- a CDS encoding carboxymuconolactone decarboxylase family protein; translation: MKARMNHPVMVVPDAMKALQALSESTKPALPEKLLELVHLRASQINGCSVCVDMHPKLARRAGETDERLFAVGAWRDTPYFSEAERAALALTEAVTRLSDREDPVTDAVWDEAAKHFDEQQLASLVLGIAAINVWNRLNVAVRQPVGVWKV
- a CDS encoding sigma-70 family RNA polymerase sigma factor: MDEKKFVAEQFEANRPRLRAVAYRMLGSTAEVDDAVQEAWLRLGRTDAATVDNLGGWLTTVIARICLDMLRSRKSRREEPIGPHVPEPIADNPSEREAEMADSVGAALLVVLETLAPAERLAFVLHDMFAVPFEEIAPIVGRTPAAARQLASRARRRVQGAPPAPDADLSRQRGIVEAFLAASRNGDFEGLLAVLAPDVVVRADQAAQRLGSLPVTHGAVAVAESFKGRAQAAKPALVDGEIGVAVIFGGALRVVLRVTISGDKIAAIDATAEPAEIEAFDVEVLDPS
- a CDS encoding M20/M25/M40 family metallo-hydrolase, with the protein product MKLSIKLLASAGLLSLAFASSPAFAAADEKLRAAAEQAQPAVIESLHDMVLIESGSSDVEGLKKMADYTEARLKALGAKTERRKTTKGAGADMVIGTFEGTGSRKLMLIAHMDTVYEHGILDTQPYKVDGNRIYGPGIADDKGGIAVILHSLKILNDAGWRDYAKLTVSFNPDEEVGSIGSGEIIAELADQHDVVLSCEPTVAPPVAKNESLLLGASGTATGTMDVKGKASHAGAAPQLGRNALIELAHQLLQTQDVAKSIPGTQLNWTTAKAGTVRNQIPDHASAGADIRLTIPDGVQKLQAALDEKVKSKLIPDTEVTVKVVAGRPPFVANDRGRALARQGQAIYAELDRTLDIAEMTGGATDAGYAARSGKAIVVESFGLAGWGYHARDEYIDTNSIVPRLYLMTRILMEQGKAK
- a CDS encoding GntR family transcriptional regulator — encoded protein: MIPLDPLPNLIDQVYGRLLEAIIDRTLLPGQRITQNKLADRLGVSRQPISHALHLLHRQGLVAESGRRGFEVTQLDPQRIRELYEVRGAIDALAARLAATRVKEDSAARAQLEAALEAGRAIDDTAPLARLIALDVDFHSAIYRLAGNTAIEEMIAPQWPHMRRSMATVLAELDYRDSAWTEHETIAAHIFSGNAAAAEAAALAHAQTAGRMTEEKLRAIDVAA
- a CDS encoding phytanoyl-CoA dioxygenase family protein — protein: MKLTPEQIEFFHREGWLFLPELFSQEEVDFLAREAVSIYDANRPEVWREKSGAPRTAFAAHLYNEAFGLLGAHPRMIDPIEQLFGEKVYMHQFKINAKAAFTGDVWQWHQDYGTWKRDDGMPEPRAMNIAIFLDEVMPINGPLMLVPQSQTAGDLKASHDLETTSYPLWTLDEETVTRLVKQGGIVAPTGKPGGMLMFHGNLVHGSSGNITPYPRKIVYLTLNAVSNYIRTPTRPDYIAHRDFTPIQTVADDALLRLARAPRQAAE